In Flavobacterium sp. GSB-24, the genomic window GGTGTGTGACCAATATAGATTTGATTATAAAGCAATAATCTTTTTGGATATAAAAGTGAATCTTTTTTAATTCTTTTATCCATTGTCAAAGCCATTTCCCAAAGTGTTCTGTCCCAAGAAAAATTAGTTTGGTAATGTTCTTTCTCTGGTCCGTGCATGGATGAAAAACCGGCATGAATGAACAAATTGTTATTTTCGTCTACATAATAATCTTTCATACTATTAAAGAATTGATAATGCTTCTCTTTTTCTGAAAGCTCAATGTCTGCATAACTTTCTATAGTCGATTTCCCTCCGTGCAAAAACCAAACATCATTTATGATATCTTTTTCTAACCATTCTTGACACCAGGCATCATGATTTCCTTTTATAAAAATACATTCCCGCTTTTGGGATAAATCAATAAGAAAATCAATTAATTGTTTAGATTCGCTCCAGCCATCGACATAATCTCCTAGAAAAATAAATCGGTCATTCTCCGCATAATCAATTCTTTCAAGTAACTGAAGCAATGCTTTCAATCCACCGTGAATATCTCCAAAAACTAAAGTCCTTTTCATGACTTAATTAAATTTATTATCAAGAGCTGTATCTAATTTTATTAGAAAATCTTTTCCGAATTTATCATTCTCTAATTCTTCGTAAAGAAATAGAGGCAATGTTTTCTCACAATTTTGTTTCTGACTTAAAATTGCCATAGACAAGGCTGCAACTGTATCGGCATCGCCTCCGTAACTTATCCCTGTTTTTAGACAGTCTTTCATTGAAACAGCTTCTGAGACCATTTTAATAACCGCTTGTGTTGTAGGATAACCGTGCATATCAATTGGAGAAGTAATTCTATAATTCTCATTCTCTTTTAAAGTCTCGTTTAGAAATGCTATCAAAGTAGATCCATCACCCAAATTATATTTAAAATAGTGAACTGCCAAAGCAATGCGTTTGGCACAACTTATTCCTTCAACTGTATTATGAGAAGTTTTCGCCTGAATCTCACAGAATTCCAGTATCTGCTTAATATCTTTTAAATACCCGATAGAATATGCTCTCATTGCAGAACCGTTTCCGTTACTTCCGTTGTTGATTATTTTGATAAAATCAGCTCCGTTTGTACTGACATCTAAAGCATTATAAACCCGGTCTGAATATCCTCGCCTTTTATCTCTGTGAAAAACCTCAACAAATTTATCTGCCACTTTAATCTCGTTCCAGTTATCGTCTTCTAATAGCAATTCTGTAATTGCAATTGCCATTTGAGTATCGTCTGTATATCTTTTATAAATCTCTGTGTAAAGTCCGTGTTTATGATATTGAGTCAGATTATTGTTTTGAGAAATAAAATCTAAATCGCGAAATTCAAAACCCGCACCGTATGCATCGCCTATTGCTGCTTCTAAAATCATAATTTTTTTATTTGATTATATTAAGATTTAAATTCAATATACTTTGCTGGAACTACATCAGTCAGCCAGACATTATTTTCAGACAAATAAAATTTAAATCCGTCGCGATGCATAGCGCCACTTTTAACGGTTAAGATTTGAGCCGCTCCTCTTCTGCTTCCTACTTTTATAGCTGTTTCTTTGTCTTTTGAAAGGTGTACATGCTGACGGCTCATTTTCTTTAAACCTTCTTTCTGAATACTTTCTATAAACTTCCCAACCGTTCCGTGGTATAAATACTCTGAAGGTTCTGTTTCTGTTAAATTCAAGTCAACTGAAATAGAATGTCCCTGACTTGCTCTGATTTTCGTTTTGTCTTCATTAAACGCAAAACGCTTTTTATCGTTATTTTCTACTACGTAATCTAAAAGTTCAGCGTCGAGACGGTTTCCTTTTTTAGTACATTTTTCTATTAATTCGTTGACATCTGCCCAACCTTTTTCATCTAATTTTAATCCGATTTTTTCTGGAGAATGTCTAAGCACCAGACTTAAAAATTTGCTTATGCTTTTTGTTTCTTTTTCATTCATTTTCATTTTTTTTATTCCGACCCTTAAACGTTCGAATGAACGTAACTGCTAGGGAGCGATATTTTTTCTACCAATGAAATGTTCCTACGAAACAT contains:
- a CDS encoding metallophosphoesterase family protein, whose translation is MKRTLVFGDIHGGLKALLQLLERIDYAENDRFIFLGDYVDGWSESKQLIDFLIDLSQKRECIFIKGNHDAWCQEWLEKDIINDVWFLHGGKSTIESYADIELSEKEKHYQFFNSMKDYYVDENNNLFIHAGFSSMHGPEKEHYQTNFSWDRTLWEMALTMDKRIKKDSLLYPKRLLLYNQIYIGHTPTLHYDVEIPMKGCNVWNIDTGAGFYGKLSCMDVQTKEFWQSDVMQTLYPNEKGRNK
- a CDS encoding ADP-ribosylglycohydrolase family protein; protein product: MILEAAIGDAYGAGFEFRDLDFISQNNNLTQYHKHGLYTEIYKRYTDDTQMAIAITELLLEDDNWNEIKVADKFVEVFHRDKRRGYSDRVYNALDVSTNGADFIKIINNGSNGNGSAMRAYSIGYLKDIKQILEFCEIQAKTSHNTVEGISCAKRIALAVHYFKYNLGDGSTLIAFLNETLKENENYRITSPIDMHGYPTTQAVIKMVSEAVSMKDCLKTGISYGGDADTVAALSMAILSQKQNCEKTLPLFLYEELENDKFGKDFLIKLDTALDNKFN
- a CDS encoding RNA 2'-phosphotransferase; the encoded protein is MNEKETKSISKFLSLVLRHSPEKIGLKLDEKGWADVNELIEKCTKKGNRLDAELLDYVVENNDKKRFAFNEDKTKIRASQGHSISVDLNLTETEPSEYLYHGTVGKFIESIQKEGLKKMSRQHVHLSKDKETAIKVGSRRGAAQILTVKSGAMHRDGFKFYLSENNVWLTDVVPAKYIEFKS